In one window of Temnothorax longispinosus isolate EJ_2023e chromosome 9, Tlon_JGU_v1, whole genome shotgun sequence DNA:
- the Rrp46 gene encoding exosome complex component RRP46 isoform X2, with translation MTEEATEIDCTLRPINCEINLLSRSDGSTMFMQGDTTIIAGVNGPLEARSQKMAYDRVSIEVTHTPLKGPAKVDDRLIETYIKETCESAILVSFHPNTMVCINLQEMQDSGGLLACAINAACLALINSGLSMKYTVAAVSCMIEKEAGEVIMDPDSSQLKNAKAEFTFAFDSINKDIVCCHSIGRFSQTEFLASMDKCRQFPSIMDLRLSFWLLPKEDAPCFLISAAL, from the exons ATGACGGAAGAAGCTACTGAAATTGATTGTACACTACGACCAATAAATTGCGAAATTAATTTGCTATCAAGGTCTGATGGCTCTACAATGTTTATGCAAG GTGATACAACAATTATCGCGGGTGTAAATGGACCCTTAGAAGCGAGAAGCCAAAAAATGGCATATGACAGAGTTTCTATCGAAGTTACACATACGCCTCTTAAAGGACCAGCGA AGGTGGATGACAGACTAattgaaacatatataaaagagaCTTGTGAATCTGCTATATTAGTTTCATTTCATCCTAATACTATGGTGTGCATCAATCTGCAAGAGATGCAAGATTCTGGTGGG TTACTAGCTTGTGCTATTAATGCAGCGTGTTTGGCACTAATTAATTCTGGACTTTCCATGAAATACACGGTTGCAGCTGTGAGTTGCATGATAGAAAAAGAAGCAGGAGAAGTAATCATGGATCCAGACAGCTCacaattaaaa aatGCAAAAGCGGAATTTACGTTTGCATTTGACAGTATTAACAAAGATATCGTATGCTGTCATAGCATTGGCCGATTTTCTCAAACCGAGTTCTTGGCTTCTATGGATAAGTGCAGACAA TTTCCATCGATCATGGACCTGCGCTTGAGTTTCTGGTTGTTACCAAAAGAGGATGCACCATGCTTCCTGATTTCTGCTGCCCTCTGA
- the Rrp46 gene encoding exosome complex component RRP46 isoform X1: MTEEATEIDCTLRPINCEINLLSRSDGSTMFMQGDTTIIAGVNGPLEARSQKMAYDRVSIEVTHTPLKGPAKVDDRLIETYIKETCESAILVSFHPNTMVCINLQEMQDSGGLLACAINAACLALINSGLSMKYTVAAVSCMIEKEAGEVIMDPDSSQLKNAKAEFTFAFDSINKDIVCCHSIGRFSQTEFLASMDKCRQFNINCKVVYAPRVTYRSLEKWKKYNIPFYQLFHRSWTCA; encoded by the exons ATGACGGAAGAAGCTACTGAAATTGATTGTACACTACGACCAATAAATTGCGAAATTAATTTGCTATCAAGGTCTGATGGCTCTACAATGTTTATGCAAG GTGATACAACAATTATCGCGGGTGTAAATGGACCCTTAGAAGCGAGAAGCCAAAAAATGGCATATGACAGAGTTTCTATCGAAGTTACACATACGCCTCTTAAAGGACCAGCGA AGGTGGATGACAGACTAattgaaacatatataaaagagaCTTGTGAATCTGCTATATTAGTTTCATTTCATCCTAATACTATGGTGTGCATCAATCTGCAAGAGATGCAAGATTCTGGTGGG TTACTAGCTTGTGCTATTAATGCAGCGTGTTTGGCACTAATTAATTCTGGACTTTCCATGAAATACACGGTTGCAGCTGTGAGTTGCATGATAGAAAAAGAAGCAGGAGAAGTAATCATGGATCCAGACAGCTCacaattaaaa aatGCAAAAGCGGAATTTACGTTTGCATTTGACAGTATTAACAAAGATATCGTATGCTGTCATAGCATTGGCCGATTTTCTCAAACCGAGTTCTTGGCTTCTATGGATAAGTGCAGACAA TTCAATATCAACTGTAAAGTCGTGTATGCACCGCGCGTTACATATCGATCATTGGAAAAAtggaagaaatataatattccttTTTATCAACT TTTCCATCGATCATGGACCTGCGCTTGA
- the Rrp46 gene encoding exosome complex component RRP46 isoform X3, with product MTEEATEIDCTLRPINCEINLLSRSDGSTMFMQGDTTIIAGVNGPLEARSQKMAYDRVSIEVTHTPLKGPAKVDDRLIETYIKETCESAILVSFHPNTMVCINLQEMQDSGGLLACAINAACLALINSGLSMKYTVAAVSCMIEKEAGEVIMDPDSSQLKNAKAEFTFAFDSINKDIVCCHSIGRFSQTEFLASMDKCRQVSKYVFDYYREVTKKYANVI from the exons ATGACGGAAGAAGCTACTGAAATTGATTGTACACTACGACCAATAAATTGCGAAATTAATTTGCTATCAAGGTCTGATGGCTCTACAATGTTTATGCAAG GTGATACAACAATTATCGCGGGTGTAAATGGACCCTTAGAAGCGAGAAGCCAAAAAATGGCATATGACAGAGTTTCTATCGAAGTTACACATACGCCTCTTAAAGGACCAGCGA AGGTGGATGACAGACTAattgaaacatatataaaagagaCTTGTGAATCTGCTATATTAGTTTCATTTCATCCTAATACTATGGTGTGCATCAATCTGCAAGAGATGCAAGATTCTGGTGGG TTACTAGCTTGTGCTATTAATGCAGCGTGTTTGGCACTAATTAATTCTGGACTTTCCATGAAATACACGGTTGCAGCTGTGAGTTGCATGATAGAAAAAGAAGCAGGAGAAGTAATCATGGATCCAGACAGCTCacaattaaaa aatGCAAAAGCGGAATTTACGTTTGCATTTGACAGTATTAACAAAGATATCGTATGCTGTCATAGCATTGGCCGATTTTCTCAAACCGAGTTCTTGGCTTCTATGGATAAGTGCAGACAAGTCAGTAAATATGTGTTTGATTATTATAGGGaagtaacaaaaaagtatgcaaatgtaatataa
- the LOC139819323 gene encoding F-box/LRR-repeat protein 4-like isoform X1, whose protein sequence is MTTHNQSIYCENCSRYPYVGRVSVGEEDSVDFIYQFVKKRFVDVNHRSLSIFHTAPDIIGPPKFQNYGQLIHSVREDDAGVSISRWQNKGFIRQIDFEVEFWTRRSENNYIDIEFHEAVYPIRVCIYEICNPGSVIQISAQDSNYQWIQLWNESSQIVSPTSRLFSPPLTHPCNFKTKMLRLVFTKSSSQSYSKIDAVMLIGASKLIVSRNANENLTNVLKRINCMYFPCHDDVHNLTADLKSAHLDLVHLQQNFPEYCIICKSDIRKKTSYKNNLRHKKVPQEIIPAYLQPNGEKNSRHNLLKSHSNYAKDLKLSSNESKELSLFSLSALSDEVLLIILKNMDLMTLCHMSYVDKRFNNLTRDPKLYTHLNIRFVSDYKRMRDIFCYFSSRCKYLRQLDLTGSVFDVKDFVNFLDNCGMRLTHLRLSNCISVNSCALLKISEICKNLKELDLSRCYGIDDEGFSYLKKLKSLERLNLCSTRINAQQLCKILQKNQWMRELDTYLINREAVLIKLANLCRNLEVINLCICNLTSEGINTLTNCKNLRKVKFCLYNYPVTDDSLFRFLSSNQNLQEVHLQHAVLTDHRLELLAQCKNLKKLYLSAITTKLDIPDNCSVILKQCSKLQEVCFVHCNISDQLVNKWKKRYPHVSVYTQKDIVL, encoded by the exons ATGACAACCCACAATCAATCTATATATTGCGAAAATTGTAGTCGATATCCCTATGTCGGCAGAGTATCCGTAGGAGAAGAGGATAGTGTTGACTTCATCTAtcaattcgtaaaaaaaagatttgttgACGTAAACCATAGAAGTCTTAGCATATTCCATACTGCCCCTGACATAATTGGACCAcccaaatttcaaaattacggACAACTTATTCATTCCGTG aggGAGGATGATGCTGGTGTTTCAATATCTCGATGGCAAAACAAAGGTTTCATAAGACAAATTGATTTTGAGGTTGAATTCTGGACGAGGAGGAgtgaaaacaattatattg atatcgagtttcatgaagctgtatatccaatcagagtctgtatttacgaaatatgtaATCCTGGAAGCGTAATTCAAATTTCGGCTCAAGATTCTAATTATCAGTGGATTCAATTGTGGAATGAGTCATCTCAGATTGTATCTCCgacatcaagattattttctccacCGTTAACGCATCCGTGTAACTTTAAAACCAAAATGCTCAGATTAGTATTTACAAAAAGCTCATCTCAATCTTATTCAAAAATAGATGCTGTGATGCTTATCGGCgcatcaaaattaattgtttctaGAAATGctaatgaaaatttaacaaatgtgttaaaaagaattaactgCATGTACTTTCCATGCCATGACGATGTTCATAATTTAACAGCAGATTTAAAAAGTGCACACTTGGATCTAGTACATCTGCAACAGAATTTTCCtgaatattgcattatttgtaaaag CGATATACGAAAGAAGActtcttataagaataatttgagGCACAAAAAAGTACCTCAGGAGATAATTCCTGCTTATCTGCAACCTAATGGAGAGAAAAACTCGcgtcataatttattaaaaagtcattCAAATTATGCCAAGGATTTGAAACTCTCTTCAAATGAATCCAAGGAGCTATCACTTTTCAGTTTGTCTGCGCTTTCT GATGAAGTactactaataatattaaaaaatatggattTGATGACGTTATGCCACATGAGTTATGTAGATAAGCGcttcaataatttaacacgGGACCCGAAACTCTATACACATTTGAACATACGTTTTGTATCGGACTACAAACGTATGcgcgatatattttgttacttttcatctagatgtaaatatttgcgacAGTTAGATCTTACAGGAAGCGTCTTTGATGTTAAGGATTTTGTAAACTTTCTTGATAATTGTGGCATGCGTTTAACGCACTTAAGATTAAGTAACTGCATATCTGTTAACAGTTGTGCTCTACTtaaaatttcagagatatgcaaaaatttgaaag aattgGATCTAAGTCGTTGTTATGGTATAGACGACGAAGGATTTTCATACCTCAAAAAGCTAAAAAGTTTGGAACGTTTAAACCTTTGTAGTACGCGTATAAACGCTCAACAGCTttgcaaaatactgcaaaaaaatcaatggaTGCGTGAGTTAGATACGTACCTTATAAACAGAGAAGCAGTTCTAATAAAGTTGGCAAATTTGTGTCGTAACTTggaagtaataaatttatgtatatgtaatctTACATCTGAGGGTATTAATACCCTCACTAACTgtaagaatttacgaaaagtaaaattttgtcT ATACAATTATCCAGTTACTGATGACAGTTTATTTAGATTCCTTTCTTCTAACCAAAACTTGCAAGAAGTTCATTTGCAACATGCTGTCCTCACTGATCACCGGTTGGAATTACTAGCGCAGtgcaaaaacttgaaaaagttatatcTTAGTGCCATTACAACGAAACTTGATATACCTGATAATTGTTCCGttattttgaaacaatgtTCTAAACTGCAAGAGGTTTGTTTCGTACACTGTAATATAAGCGATCAATTGGttaataaatggaaaaagagATATCCGCATGTGTCTGTCTACACACAGAAAGATATCGTTCTATAG
- the LOC139819323 gene encoding F-box/LRR-repeat protein 4-like isoform X2 gives MTTHNQSIYCENCSRYPYVGRVSVGEEDSVDFIYQFVKKRFVDVNHRSLSIFHTAPDIIGPPKFQNYGQLIHSVREDDAGVSISRWQNKGFIRQIDFEVEFWTRRSENNYIDIEFHEAVYPIRVCIYEICNPGSVIQISAQDSNYQWIQLWNESSQIVSPTSRLFSPPLTHPCNFKTKMLRLVFTKSSSQSYSKIDAVMLIGASKLIVSRNANENLTNVLKRINCMYFPCHDDVHNLTADLKSAHLDLVHLQQNFPEYCIICKSDIRKKTSYKNNLRHKKVPQEIIPAYLQPNGEKNSRHNLLKSHSNYAKDLKLSSNESKELSLFSLSALSDEVLLIILKNMDLMTLCHMSYVDKRFNNLTRDPKLYTHLNIRFVSDYKRMRDIFCYFSSRCKYLRQLDLTGSVFDVKDFVNFLDNCGMRLTHLRLSNCISVNSCALLKISEICKNLKELDLSRCYGIDDEGFSYLKKLKSLERLNLCSTRINAQQLCKILQKNQWMHTIIQLLMTVYLDSFLLTKTCKKFICNMLSSLITGWNY, from the exons ATGACAACCCACAATCAATCTATATATTGCGAAAATTGTAGTCGATATCCCTATGTCGGCAGAGTATCCGTAGGAGAAGAGGATAGTGTTGACTTCATCTAtcaattcgtaaaaaaaagatttgttgACGTAAACCATAGAAGTCTTAGCATATTCCATACTGCCCCTGACATAATTGGACCAcccaaatttcaaaattacggACAACTTATTCATTCCGTG aggGAGGATGATGCTGGTGTTTCAATATCTCGATGGCAAAACAAAGGTTTCATAAGACAAATTGATTTTGAGGTTGAATTCTGGACGAGGAGGAgtgaaaacaattatattg atatcgagtttcatgaagctgtatatccaatcagagtctgtatttacgaaatatgtaATCCTGGAAGCGTAATTCAAATTTCGGCTCAAGATTCTAATTATCAGTGGATTCAATTGTGGAATGAGTCATCTCAGATTGTATCTCCgacatcaagattattttctccacCGTTAACGCATCCGTGTAACTTTAAAACCAAAATGCTCAGATTAGTATTTACAAAAAGCTCATCTCAATCTTATTCAAAAATAGATGCTGTGATGCTTATCGGCgcatcaaaattaattgtttctaGAAATGctaatgaaaatttaacaaatgtgttaaaaagaattaactgCATGTACTTTCCATGCCATGACGATGTTCATAATTTAACAGCAGATTTAAAAAGTGCACACTTGGATCTAGTACATCTGCAACAGAATTTTCCtgaatattgcattatttgtaaaag CGATATACGAAAGAAGActtcttataagaataatttgagGCACAAAAAAGTACCTCAGGAGATAATTCCTGCTTATCTGCAACCTAATGGAGAGAAAAACTCGcgtcataatttattaaaaagtcattCAAATTATGCCAAGGATTTGAAACTCTCTTCAAATGAATCCAAGGAGCTATCACTTTTCAGTTTGTCTGCGCTTTCT GATGAAGTactactaataatattaaaaaatatggattTGATGACGTTATGCCACATGAGTTATGTAGATAAGCGcttcaataatttaacacgGGACCCGAAACTCTATACACATTTGAACATACGTTTTGTATCGGACTACAAACGTATGcgcgatatattttgttacttttcatctagatgtaaatatttgcgacAGTTAGATCTTACAGGAAGCGTCTTTGATGTTAAGGATTTTGTAAACTTTCTTGATAATTGTGGCATGCGTTTAACGCACTTAAGATTAAGTAACTGCATATCTGTTAACAGTTGTGCTCTACTtaaaatttcagagatatgcaaaaatttgaaag aattgGATCTAAGTCGTTGTTATGGTATAGACGACGAAGGATTTTCATACCTCAAAAAGCTAAAAAGTTTGGAACGTTTAAACCTTTGTAGTACGCGTATAAACGCTCAACAGCTttgcaaaatactgcaaaaaaatcaatggaTGC ATACAATTATCCAGTTACTGATGACAGTTTATTTAGATTCCTTTCTTCTAACCAAAACTTGCAAGAAGTTCATTTGCAACATGCTGTCCTCACTGATCACCGGTTGGAATTACTAG